From Canis aureus isolate CA01 chromosome 7, VMU_Caureus_v.1.0, whole genome shotgun sequence, a single genomic window includes:
- the ELOVL4 gene encoding very long chain fatty acid elongase 4 isoform X2, protein MGLLDSEPGSVLNVVSTALNDTVEFYRWTWSITDKRVENWPLMQSPLPTLCISTLYLLFVWLGPKWMKDREPFQMRLVLIIYNFGMVLLNLFIFRELFMGSYNAGYSYICQSVDYSDNVNEVRIAAALWWYFVSKGVEYLDTVFFILRKKNNQVSFLHVYHHCTMFTLWWIGIKWVAGGQAFFGAQLNSFIHVIMYSYYGLTAFGPWIQKYLWWKRYLTMLQLVQFHVTIGHTALSLYTDCPFPKWMHWALIAYAISFIFLFLNFYVRTYKEPKKAKTGKTAVNGISANGVSKSEKQLVIENGKKQKNGKAKGE, encoded by the exons ATGGGGCTCCTGGACTCGGAGCCGGGCAGTGTCCTCAACGTGGTGTCCACGGCGCTGAACGACACCGTGGAGTTCTACCGCTGGACCTGGTCCATCACAG ATAAACGTGTGGAGAATTGGCCTCTGATGCAGTCCCCATTGCCTACACTTTGTATAAGTACTCTTTACCTCCTGTTTGTGTGGCTGGGtccaaaatggatgaaggaccgAGAACCTTTCCAGATGCGTTTAGTGCTCATTATCTATAATTTTGGGATGGTTTTGCTTAACCTTTTTATCTTCAGAGAG ttattcATGGGATCATATAATGCAGGATATAGCTATATTTGCCAGAGTGTGGATTATTCTGATAATGTTAATGAAGTTAGG ATAGCTGCTGCTCTTTGGTGGTACTTTGTATCAAAAGGGGTTGAGTATTtggatactgtattttttatcctaaggaagaaaaacaaccaaGTCTCTTTCCTTCATGTATACCATCACTGTACAATGTTTACATTGTGGTGGATTGGAATTAAGTGGGTCGCAGGGGGACAAG caTTTTTTGGAGCACAGCTGAATTCCTTCATCCACGTGATTATGTACTCATACTATGGGTTAACTGCATTTGGCCCGTGGATTCAGAAGTATCTTTGGTGGAAACGATACTTAACCATGTTGCAGCTG gttcAGTTCCACGTGACCATTGGGCACACGGCGCTGTCTCTTTACACTGATTGCCCCTTCCCAAAATGGATGCACTGGGCTCTCATCGCCTATGCAATCAGcttcatatttctctttcttaactTCTATGTTCGGACATACAAAGAGCCTAAGAaagcaaaaactggaaaaacagcTGTGAATGGTATTTCAGCAAATGGTGTGAGCAAATCAGAGAAACAACTAGtgatagaaaatggaaaaaagcagaaaaatggaaaagcgAAAGGAGAGTAA
- the ELOVL4 gene encoding very long chain fatty acid elongase 4 isoform X1, giving the protein MQSPLPTLCISTLYLLFVWLGPKWMKDREPFQMRLVLIIYNFGMVLLNLFIFRELFMGSYNAGYSYICQSVDYSDNVNEVRIAAALWWYFVSKGVEYLDTVFFILRKKNNQVSFLHVYHHCTMFTLWWIGIKWVAGGQAFFGAQLNSFIHVIMYSYYGLTAFGPWIQKYLWWKRYLTMLQLVQFHVTIGHTALSLYTDCPFPKWMHWALIAYAISFIFLFLNFYVRTYKEPKKAKTGKTAVNGISANGVSKSEKQLVIENGKKQKNGKAKGE; this is encoded by the exons ATGCAGTCCCCATTGCCTACACTTTGTATAAGTACTCTTTACCTCCTGTTTGTGTGGCTGGGtccaaaatggatgaaggaccgAGAACCTTTCCAGATGCGTTTAGTGCTCATTATCTATAATTTTGGGATGGTTTTGCTTAACCTTTTTATCTTCAGAGAG ttattcATGGGATCATATAATGCAGGATATAGCTATATTTGCCAGAGTGTGGATTATTCTGATAATGTTAATGAAGTTAGG ATAGCTGCTGCTCTTTGGTGGTACTTTGTATCAAAAGGGGTTGAGTATTtggatactgtattttttatcctaaggaagaaaaacaaccaaGTCTCTTTCCTTCATGTATACCATCACTGTACAATGTTTACATTGTGGTGGATTGGAATTAAGTGGGTCGCAGGGGGACAAG caTTTTTTGGAGCACAGCTGAATTCCTTCATCCACGTGATTATGTACTCATACTATGGGTTAACTGCATTTGGCCCGTGGATTCAGAAGTATCTTTGGTGGAAACGATACTTAACCATGTTGCAGCTG gttcAGTTCCACGTGACCATTGGGCACACGGCGCTGTCTCTTTACACTGATTGCCCCTTCCCAAAATGGATGCACTGGGCTCTCATCGCCTATGCAATCAGcttcatatttctctttcttaactTCTATGTTCGGACATACAAAGAGCCTAAGAaagcaaaaactggaaaaacagcTGTGAATGGTATTTCAGCAAATGGTGTGAGCAAATCAGAGAAACAACTAGtgatagaaaatggaaaaaagcagaaaaatggaaaagcgAAAGGAGAGTAA